Proteins co-encoded in one Carcharodon carcharias isolate sCarCar2 chromosome 7, sCarCar2.pri, whole genome shotgun sequence genomic window:
- the rassf1 gene encoding ras association domain-containing protein 1 isoform X3, which translates to MTLNNDGTYTGFIKVQLKLVRPISVSANMKPQSIYDTKKATGLTRPQPIKRRTSFYLPKDTVKHLHISSHTKASEVIKALLNKFMVVDNPRKFALFERIEKDNQVYTRKLSDDEHPLYLRLLAGPDEKMLSLVLKENETGEVNWDAFTVPELQNFLRILQREEEEHVRQMFGKYARCRQKMQEELANRSPG; encoded by the exons ATGACACTG AACAATGACGGAACATACACCGGGTTTATTAAGGTTCAGCTGAAATTGGTGAGGCCTATCTCCGTCTCTGCTAACATGAAGCCTCAATCGATTTATGACACCAAGAAAGCAACTGGACTGACACGCCCGCAACCGATAAAACGCCGCACGTCCTTCTACCTCCCGAAGGACACTGTGAAGCATTTGCACATCAGCAGCCACACGAAGGCCAGCGAGGTGATCAAAGCGCTGCTCAACAAGTTCATGGTGGTGGACAATCCCCGCAAGTTTGCCCTGTTTGAACGGATCGAGAAAGACAATCAAG TTTACACTCGGAAGCTTTCCGATGATGAGCACCCCTTATATCTGCGACTGCTGGCTGGGCCGGATGAGAAGATGTTGAGCCTTGTGCTCAAAGAGAATGAGACAGGAGAAGTGAAT TGGGATGCATTCACTGTACCTGAGCTGCAGAACTTCCTGCGAATCCTTCAGCGTGAGGAAGAGGAACACGTCAGACAGATGTTTGGGAAGTATGCCCGCTGCAGGCAGAAGATGCAAGAGGAGCTCGCCAACCGCTCCCCAGGCTGA